The window ACCTGACCGGCGCGCGCTGCAGCTTCTGGCACTTCGCCACCGAGGCCAACACCGCCATGAAGATGCGCGCGCTGGCCGACTTCACGCGCGGCCAGAAGGACATCCACAAGGTCTACCTGATCAACCAGGACTACGCGCACGGACGCATGTGGGCGGCGCTCGGCCAGCAGATGATCGCCACCGCCCGGCCGGACGTGCAGTTCGTCGGCGCGACGCTGCACCCGCTCGGCAAGGTCAAGGACTTCGCTCCCTATGCGGGCAAGGCCAAGGCCAGCGGCGCCGACACCGTCGTCACCGGCAACTGGGGCCAGGACCTGAACCTGCTGATCAAGGCCGCCGGAGAGATCGGCTACGATGCGCGCTACCTGAACCACAGCGGCGGCGGTGCGCCAGGCACCGTGCAAGCGATCGCCCAGGCAAGAATGGGACGCCTGACCTGGGTCGCGGAAGCCTTGCCCAACAGCGACGATCCCGTGCTGGCGCCGCTGGCCGCGCGCGTGCGGCAAACCCCGGCCGGCGAGTATTTCGCGCCGCGCGTGCTGGTCTCCGTGCAATTGCTGAGCGAAGCCATCCGCCGTGCCGGCAGCGACGATCCGACCAAGGTCGCGTTCGCGCTGGAGGGACTGCGCTACGCCTCGCCGCTGGGCGAAGTGATGATGCGCAAGAGCGACCACCAGTTGCTGCTGCCGCAGGTGGTGTCCACGGTGGTACCGGTCGACGGCAAGACTGTGAAAGTGGGCGCGGAGGGCACCCAGTACGGCTTCCGCCAGGACAGCGTGACACCGGCGCGCGCGCTGGACCTGCCCTCGGCCTGCCGCATGAGGCGCCCGGCCGCCGGCTGAGCACAAAGCCGCGCTGCACCGAGTCCTGCCTGGCCGCGCAAGGCCGTCAGCGCGGTTCGGCCGCGGCGCCGTGCATCTCGCCCTTGGCGCTCCCGGCGACCCCGGCAGAAGCAGCGGCCGCACCGCGCGACTCTCCTCCGCCCGGGACCGCCACGTCGGTCCAGCCGGCATCCTCGGCCGCCGGCGGCGCCAGCGCACGCAGCGCGGCCTGCCGCTCGGGCGGCGGCAGGTCGCCGATGCGCCGGGCCTCGGCATAGAAGCGCTCCCAGTCGCCGCCGCAGCGCGCCAGCAGGGCCAGGAAGGCCGGCACCCACTGCTGGTAGGTCGCGACCGCGGCGAACTGCGGGTTGACCAGCGGCCCGGCGAACCAGCGGTCGTAACCGGCATAGCCGCCCCAGCCCGCCTTCAGGCCGGCGTACTGCCGGCGCAGCTCGGCGAGCAGTTCGGCCTTGCGCCGTCGTTTCTCCGCGTCGCTCAGCGGCGAGCGGTAGAGCGCGTCGAGCCGGTTGCGCGCGGCCAGCACCAGCGCCCGGAACTGCTGGCGGCGCTGGTCGAACTGCCGGTAGCTGGCGCGCTGCTCCGGCGTGGCTTCCTGCGCCATCCAGCCTGCCACGCCGGCGGTCTCGACGGCGGTGGCGAAGGACTCGTTGAAGGCCGTGTCGTTGCGCACGTAGACCACCTGGTGGCCGAGTTCGTGGAAGATCAGGCGCGCCAGCTCGCCGGCTGGCTGGTGGACGAAGGTATTGAGCAGCGGGTCGTCGAAGTAGCCCAGCGTGGAGTAGGCGGGAATGCCGGCCACATAGGCTTCCAGGCCCTCGCTGCGCAGTTGCGCCGCGTAGCGCTCGGCATCGGCCTGGTCGTAGTAGCCGCGGTAGGAGATGCAGCCGACCACGGGGAAGCACCAGGTCTTCAGCGTCATCGACAGCTCGGGCGTGGCGAACACGCTCCACACCACGAAGGAACGGTGCAGGTCGGCGTAGCGCCGGTAGCTGCCGTTGTCGGGCAGCTTGAGTTCGCGCGAGGCATAGGCACGGATCTCGCCGGCCAGCGCCAGCCGCTGGGCCAGCCGTACGTCGTTGGCGGCGCGCGCGTCGGCGATGGCGTCGTCCAGCGGCCTGGCCTGCGCCATCACGCTCAGGTGGCCGTTGACCGATTGCGCGTAGTAGCGGACCGTGTCGCAGCCGGACAGCAGCAGCACAGCCACCAGCGCGCCGGCCAGCGCCACACGCGTGGCCACCTTCGGCACCGAGGCTGCGGCAAGCCCGCGTGCCGGCCGTCCCCTCATGGCGCCGCGGCCATCTCCGCCGCCGGGGCGGACACCACGCCATCGGCGCGCTCCACCTCCACCAGGCAGTCATAGAAGACCGGCGCGCGGCCCAGGTCGGTCAGCCGCTGGCTGGTCAGCTCGTTGGCGTTCTTGCCGTCCGCGGCCAGCTTCTTCCACCAGATCGACAGGCCCACCACCAGGCCCCGGCGCGCGCGATCGGTGACGCGGGCGCGCGCCAGCAGGCTGCCGCGATCGTTGAAGGCGCGCACCATCGTGCCGGCCTCGATGCCGCGCGCCGCCGCGTCTTCCGGGTGGATGTCCAGGTGCGGCTCGCCTTCGGTCGCACGCAGGCTGTCGACGTTGACGAAGGTGCTGTTGAGGAAGTTCCGGGCCGGCGGCGAGATCATCGCCAGCGGGTAGCGCGAGGCCAGCTCCGGTGCGGTGGCGGGTGCCTCGTAAGGCGGCACGTAGGCTGGCAGCGGATCGAGGCCGTCGCGTCGCATCGCCTCCGAGTAGAACTCACACTTGCCGGACGCGGTCGGGAAGCCACCGTCGGCGAACGGTGCCGCTGGCAGGTTCAACTTCTGCCAGCCACGTGCTTTCAGGGTCTCCCAGCTGATGCCTTGGGCACGCGGATCGTCGCGCAGGATGGCCTGCGCGGCGATGTCTTCGTCGCTGTCGGTGAAGCAGGCATCGGCGAAGCCCATGCGCTGCGCCAGCCGGCGGAAGATCTCGGTGTTCGGCAGCGCCTCGCCCAGCGGCGCGACTGCGGCATTGTTGGCAAGGAAGTAGGTATGACCGTAGGCCTTGTGCACGTCGACGTGCTCGAGTTGCGTGGTGGCGGGCAGCAGCACGTCGGCATAGTCGGCAGTATCGGTGCGGAAGTGTTCGAGCACCACCGTGAACAGGTCCTCGCGCGCAAAGCCGGCCGCGACCTTGGCCGACTCGGGCGCCACCGCCACCGGATTGCTGTTGTAGACCACCAGCGCCTCGATCTTCGGCCTGCCCGCGCCGTTACCGGTATCCAGCAGTGCGTCGCCGATGGTGGACATATTGACCGTGCGCGGCAGCGCCGGCCAGCCCGGCAGCAGATCCGGGCGCTGCAGCGCCTGGCCGTCGACCGGGAAGAAGCCCGAGGTCGACAGCTGCAGGCCGCCGGCCGGCTGGCGCCAGGCGCCCACCAGAGACGGCAGGCAGGCCACCGCGCGCACCGCCTGGCCGCCGCCGTGGGCGCGCTGCATGCCGTAGTTCAGGCGGATCGCCACCGGCAGGTGCTCGCGCACGGCGAGGCGGCCGTACAGGCCGGCCAGCCATTCGATGTCATCGGCAGCGATGCCGCAGATCTGCGCCGCGCGCGCGGGGGTAAAGGCTTGCGCGCGCTCGCGCAACGCCTCGAAGCCGACGGTGTGGCGTGCGATGTAGTCGTGGTCGAGCAGGTCGTCGCGGATCAGCACATGGATCAGCGCCAGCGCCAGCGCGCCGTCGGTACCCGGCATCGGCGCGATATGGCGGTGGCACTTCTCCGCACTCAGCGAACGGTAGGGATCGATCGCCACCAGCGTAGCGCCGCGCCGCTTGGCTTCCTGCACGCGCGTCCAGAAATGCAGGTTGGAGGCAATCGGATTGCCGCCCCAGATCACGATCAGCTTGGCCTCGGTCACATGCTCGACGTCCATGCCGACGCTGGCGCCATAGGTATAGCGCAGCGCCGTGGCGCCGGCGCTGGCGCAGATGGTGCGGTCCAGCAGCGAGGCGCCCAGCTTGTGGAAGAAACGCGCAGCCATGCTCTCGCCCTGCACCAGGCCCATGGTGCCGGCGTAGCTGTAGGGCAGGATGGCCTGCGCATCGCGCGCGGCGATCTGGCCCAGCCGCGTGGCGATGAGGTCGAGTGCCTCGTCCCAGCCGATCGGCGCGAACTTGCCTTCGCCCTTGCGGCCCACGCGCTTCATCGGCGTCAGCAGCCGGTCCGGGTGGTAGGTGCGCTCGGTGTAGCGCGATACCTTGGTGCACAGCACCCCCTGCGTACCCGGGTGGTCGGGATCGCCCGCCACCTTGACCGCGCGGCCGTCCTCGACGGTGACGAGCAGGGCGCAGGTATCGGGGCAGTCGTGCGGGCAGGCGGCACGGATGATGCGAGTGGCCATGTGATCTCCGGGGCGATGGCGGCACCGTGCGGCGCGTCGCGGCGCCGTCCTTCGGCGTTCGGGTTGTGGGGGAAGTCCGAGCGGCTTCGGCGGGCGGCGCCGGTGGCTGGCGCGGAGCGCGCAGGCGGCGCGGCGGACCAGGGCAGCGGGCGGCGGGTGGAACACGCTCGCGGGAGGCCCGGCCGGGCCTGGCGGACGCCCGCCCGACCGTTCCGGCGCGGGTGCAGCGGCCTGCCCCTGTTGTACGCCGGCGTCGCCGGCCGGCATGCCGCCCGGGGAAGTTTCTCGGCTTCGATTGTATTCGATTATGATGTGCCGGCGCGCCGCGCCCGCCCGGGTGCGGCAGGCTGGGCCAGCACCGGCGCAGAGCGGGCGGCCATGGGTAAAACATCACCGCTTCGACGGGAATACCATGCAATTGCAGATCGGGGTCAAACGCTGGCGCATTGCCGGCCTGCTGGTGGCATGCGCCATCGGCTCGATCGGCGCCGGCGGCTCCTACGCCGCCACCGCCGCCGCCAACCGTAGCAGTGCCGGCAGGGCGGAGGCCGCCGGCGGCGACACCATCTTGCTCGGCCAGTCGGCCGCCCTCAGCGGCCCGACCGCGATGCTGGGCAAGGAGCTGGGCGCGGGGGCCCGCCTCTACTTCGACTACGTCAACCAGCAGGGCGGCATCTACGGCCGCAGGATCGAGCTCAAGTCGCTCGATGACTACAACGAACCCGACACGGCGGCCAAGAACACGCGCGAACTGATCGAGCAGGACCGCGTGCTGGCCCTGTTCGGCTACGTCGATACCGAGCCCAGCCAGGCCGCCTTGCCGCTGGCGACGGAAGCCAAGGTGCCGTTCTTCGCCCCCTTCACCGGGTCGCAGTCCCTGCGCGAGCCCTTCAACCGCTACGCCTTCCACGTGCGCGCCGGCTACAACGAGGAGACCGCGGCCATCGTGCGCCAGATCGAGACCACCGGCCTCAAGCGCGTGGCGGTGGTCTACAACGACGATGCCTACGGCAAGGCCGGCCTGGCCGGCCTGGAACGCGCGCTGAAGACGGCATCGGGGAGCGGCGTGCAGATCGTGGCGCGCGAAGGCGTGGTGCGCAATACCGCCGAGATCGGCGATGCCATGCAGGGCAGCATGAAGGCCAAGCCGGATGCGGTGGTGATGATCAGCGCGTACCGGACCGCCGGCGCCTTCGTCAAGGAAGCGCTGCGGCGCGGCTACAACGGGCAGTTCTACAACGTGTCCTTCGTCGGCACCCAGGCCCTGGCGCAGCAGGTGGGCGCGCAGGGCAGCGGCGTGATCATCTCGCAGGTGATGCCGCACCCGGGCAATGCCACGCTGCCGGTGGTGCGCGAGTACCTGCGGCTGCTGAAGGCGGCAGGCAAGTCGAACGACTACGACTACGCCAGCATCGAGGGCTTCATCGCCGCCAAGGCCATGGTGGAAGGCCTGCGCCGCGCCGGCCGGGAGCCCTCGCGCGAGAAGCTGGTCAGCGCGCTGGAGACCATGCGCAACGTCGACCTCGGCGGCTACATCATCAACTTCACGCAGGACAACCACGTGGGTTCCAAGTTCGTGGAGATGACCATCATCAACTCGCGCGGCCAGGTGATCCGCTGAGCGGTGCCGCACCGGCGGGCGCTCTATGCCTGGTCGTTCAGGTGGCAGGCCGAGAAGCGCAGCGGCGCGATTTCCCGCAGCGCCGGCACTTCTTCGCGGCAACGCGGCATCGCGTACGGGCAGCGCGGGTGGAAATGGCAGCCGCGCGGCGGATTCAGCGGCGACGGGATCTCGCCCTGGATCGCCACAAAGGTCTTCTTGCCCACCTCCAGCCGGGGCGCCTCGGCCAGCAAGGCCTGCGTATAGGGATGGTTGGGCGCGGCGAAGACCGCTTCGGTGGGCGCCGACTCGACCACCCGCCCCAGGTACATGATCACCACGCGGTCGCTGATGTGCTTGACCACGCCGAGGTCATGGCTGATGAACAGGTAGGTCAGGTTCAGTTCCTCGCGCAGGCGCATGAACAGGTTCAGCACCTGTGCCTGGATCGACACGTCCAGCGCGGCCACCGACTCGTCGCACACCAGGAATTCCGGCCGCACCGCCAGGGCGCGCGCGATGCCGATGCGGGCGCGCTGCCCGCCTGAGAACTGGTGCGGGAAACGGCGCAGCACGGTCGGGTCCATGCCCACCCGCACCAGCATGTCCTCCACGTAGGCGCGCTGCCCGCCCCGCTCCACCAGGCCGTGCACCACCGGCGCCTCGCCGATGATGTCGACCACGCGCAGGCGCGGGTTCAGCGAGGCATAGGGATCCTGGAAGATCATCTGGATGGCGAGCTGCTTCTCGCGCCGGCGCTCGGGCGGCAGGCGATCCAGGTCGACGCCCTTCCACAGGCGTTCGCCTTCGCTCAGTGTGTGCAGGCCGACCGCCATGCGTCCGAGCGTCGACTTGCCGCAGCCGGACTCGCCCACCAGGCCCACCACCTCCCCGGGCTGGATGGCCAGGTCGACACGGTCCACCGCGTGCACGATCTCTTCGCGCGCGTGCGCACCGAGCAGGTTGGCTACCTTGGCGGCCACGTCGAGCGACTTGACGAAGCGCTTGGAGACGCCGCGCATCTCCAGCAGGGGTGCGCCCGGCGTGGCGGTAAGAACAGCGGCCGTAGCCGGCGCCGGCCGTGGTGCGGCAGCTGTGCTCATGCGGCCTCCGGTTGCACGACGATGGGGTGGAAGCAGCGCAGGCGGCGGCCGTCGGCCCCCGTCTCCAGCGGCGGTGGCTGCAGGCAGGCCTCGGTGGCAAAGCTGCAGCGGGCGCGGAAGGCGCAGCCCGCCGGCAGGTTCAGCAGCGAAGGCGTCATGCCCGGGATCTGGCGCAGCGGCACGCCGCGCGGATTGCGCGACGGCGCCGAGGCGATCAGCCCGTGCGTGTACGGATGGGCCGGCCGCTCCAGCACCTGGTGCACATCGCCCGCCTCGACGATCTTGCCGGCATACATCACGCAGACCGAGTCGGCCAGCCCGGCCACCACCGACAGGTCATGGGTGATCCAGATCAGCGCCGTGCCCGATTCGCTGCACAGCTTCTGCATCTCATAGAGGATCTGTCCCTGGATGGTGACATCGAGGGCGGTGGTGGGCTCGTCGGCGATGATCAGGTCGGGCTTGTTCAGCAGCGCGATGGCGATCGCCACGCGCTGGCGCATGCCGCCGGAGAACTGGTGCGGATAGGCCAGCAGCCGCTCGTCCGGCGAAGGGATGCCGACCCGCGCCAGCGCATCGCGGGCACGTTCGCGCGCCGCCGCCTTGCCGACCTTCTCGTGTGCCAGCACCGCCTCGATCATCTGGGTATCGATGCGCAGCACCGGGTTGAGCGTCATCATCGGGTCCTGGAAGATCATCGCGATGCGGTTGCCGCGCACGTTGCGCATCTGCTCGGGCGTGAGCTGGCGCAGGTCACGCGTGACGCCGTCGCGGCTGCTCAGTTCGATGCGTCCGCCCACCACGCGTCCGGGCGCGTCGATCAGGCCCATGATCGAGTATCCCGTCATCGACTTGCCCGACCCGGATTCGCCCACCAGCCCCATGATCTCGCCGCGGCCGACCGAGAACGAGACGTCGTCGACCGCGCGCGCCACGCCGGCACGGGTGAAGAACTGCGTTTCGAGGTGCTCGACCAGCAAGGTCGGTTTGTTCATGGACACTCCGGGATCGTCCTCATTGGGTCTGCAGGCGCGGATTGAGCACGTCGCGCAACTGGTCGGCCACCAGGTTCATCGAGACGATGGTGACCAGCAGCGCAATGCCGGGAAAGAAGCTGATCCAGTACTTGCCGGACAGCATGTACTGCTGCCCGTTCGAGATCAGCGAGCCGAGCGAGGGCTGGGTGATGGGCACGCCCAGGCCGAGGAAGGACAGCGTCGCCTCCAGCGTGATGGCGGACGCCACCTGCAGCGCGGCGATCACGATCAGCGGCGGCAGGCAGTTGGGCAGCAGGTGGCGGAACATGATGCGGGCAGGCGACAGGCCCAGGCAGGCGGCAGCCTCGATGTACTCCTTGCGCCGCTCGACCAGCGCCGCGCTGCGCGTGGTGCGGGCGTAGTAGGCCCATTGCACCGCCACCAGCGCGATCACGATGTTGCCGATACCGGGACGCAGGAAGGCCAGCAGGATCAGCGCCAGCAGGATGGGCGGGAACGACAGCTGCAGGTCGGCCACGCGCATGATGAAAGCTTCTGTGCGCCCGCCCAGGAAGCCTGCCAGCAGGCCCAGCGTGGCGCCCAGCAGCAGGGCGATCACCGTGCTGACCAGGCCCACGCCGATGCTGATGCGCAGCCCGTACATCACCGCCGACAGGATATCGCGGCCCTGCTCGTCCGAGCCGAGCAGGAACACCATGCCGTTGCCGGCATGCTCGCCCGGGGCCAGGCGCGCGTCCAGCACATCGAGTGCCGCCAGGTCGTAGGGATCCTGCGGCGCCAGCCACGGCGCCAGCAGCGCCACCAGCACGATCAGGACCAGCACCACCAGGCCGCCCACCGCCAGCTTGCTGGCGAGGAACTGCGCGGCGAAGCGGCGCAGCGGCGTCTGCTCGCGCAGCGCGGCCGGCTGCGGGTCGGGCTTGTCAGCCTGCAGGCTTGCATCGGTCATGGCTCAGCCCTTGTTGTCGGCGATACGCACGCGCGGATCGAGCATGCTGTAGGCGATGTCGACCACCAGGTTGATCAGGATGAACAACGTGACAATCACCATCAGGTAGGCCACGATCACCGGCCGGTCGAGCAGCTGGATGGAATCGATGATCAGCTTGCCCATGCCGGGCCAGGCGAAGATGGATTCGGTCACGATGGCGAAGGCGATGATGGAGCCGAACTGCAGCGCGATCACGGTGACGATGGGAATCAGGATGTTCTTGAGCACATGCACGCCGACGATGCGCGTATTGGACAGTCCCTTGGCGCGCGCGAACTTGACGTAGTCCTGCAGCATGGCCTCCTGCGTGCCGGCGCGCGTCAGCCGGATCACCATGGCGACGTTGAGCAGCGCCAGCGTGACCGCCGGCAGCACCAGGTGAC of the Cupriavidus malaysiensis genome contains:
- a CDS encoding branched-chain amino acid ABC transporter substrate-binding protein, which gives rise to MRNAAMPGPGAHHRPGALRRPAGLARAARAAALALVAAAPLPALADDAGGAPIKVAFIDQLSGPLANVGELFQANLKFALDDANAGGGVLGRKYELLSYDDKLSAQDALTALQSAIDAGARAVFTGGSGSAVVSALVEAAGKHNERNPEHRILIINYASIDPDLTGARCSFWHFATEANTAMKMRALADFTRGQKDIHKVYLINQDYAHGRMWAALGQQMIATARPDVQFVGATLHPLGKVKDFAPYAGKAKASGADTVVTGNWGQDLNLLIKAAGEIGYDARYLNHSGGGAPGTVQAIAQARMGRLTWVAEALPNSDDPVLAPLAARVRQTPAGEYFAPRVLVSVQLLSEAIRRAGSDDPTKVAFALEGLRYASPLGEVMMRKSDHQLLLPQVVSTVVPVDGKTVKVGAEGTQYGFRQDSVTPARALDLPSACRMRRPAAG
- a CDS encoding aminopeptidase — protein: MRGRPARGLAAASVPKVATRVALAGALVAVLLLSGCDTVRYYAQSVNGHLSVMAQARPLDDAIADARAANDVRLAQRLALAGEIRAYASRELKLPDNGSYRRYADLHRSFVVWSVFATPELSMTLKTWCFPVVGCISYRGYYDQADAERYAAQLRSEGLEAYVAGIPAYSTLGYFDDPLLNTFVHQPAGELARLIFHELGHQVVYVRNDTAFNESFATAVETAGVAGWMAQEATPEQRASYRQFDQRRQQFRALVLAARNRLDALYRSPLSDAEKRRRKAELLAELRRQYAGLKAGWGGYAGYDRWFAGPLVNPQFAAVATYQQWVPAFLALLARCGGDWERFYAEARRIGDLPPPERQAALRALAPPAAEDAGWTDVAVPGGGESRGAAAASAGVAGSAKGEMHGAAAEPR
- a CDS encoding molybdopterin-containing oxidoreductase family protein; translated protein: MATRIIRAACPHDCPDTCALLVTVEDGRAVKVAGDPDHPGTQGVLCTKVSRYTERTYHPDRLLTPMKRVGRKGEGKFAPIGWDEALDLIATRLGQIAARDAQAILPYSYAGTMGLVQGESMAARFFHKLGASLLDRTICASAGATALRYTYGASVGMDVEHVTEAKLIVIWGGNPIASNLHFWTRVQEAKRRGATLVAIDPYRSLSAEKCHRHIAPMPGTDGALALALIHVLIRDDLLDHDYIARHTVGFEALRERAQAFTPARAAQICGIAADDIEWLAGLYGRLAVREHLPVAIRLNYGMQRAHGGGQAVRAVACLPSLVGAWRQPAGGLQLSTSGFFPVDGQALQRPDLLPGWPALPRTVNMSTIGDALLDTGNGAGRPKIEALVVYNSNPVAVAPESAKVAAGFAREDLFTVVLEHFRTDTADYADVLLPATTQLEHVDVHKAYGHTYFLANNAAVAPLGEALPNTEIFRRLAQRMGFADACFTDSDEDIAAQAILRDDPRAQGISWETLKARGWQKLNLPAAPFADGGFPTASGKCEFYSEAMRRDGLDPLPAYVPPYEAPATAPELASRYPLAMISPPARNFLNSTFVNVDSLRATEGEPHLDIHPEDAAARGIEAGTMVRAFNDRGSLLARARVTDRARRGLVVGLSIWWKKLAADGKNANELTSQRLTDLGRAPVFYDCLVEVERADGVVSAPAAEMAAAP
- a CDS encoding ABC transporter substrate-binding protein — encoded protein: MQLQIGVKRWRIAGLLVACAIGSIGAGGSYAATAAANRSSAGRAEAAGGDTILLGQSAALSGPTAMLGKELGAGARLYFDYVNQQGGIYGRRIELKSLDDYNEPDTAAKNTRELIEQDRVLALFGYVDTEPSQAALPLATEAKVPFFAPFTGSQSLREPFNRYAFHVRAGYNEETAAIVRQIETTGLKRVAVVYNDDAYGKAGLAGLERALKTASGSGVQIVAREGVVRNTAEIGDAMQGSMKAKPDAVVMISAYRTAGAFVKEALRRGYNGQFYNVSFVGTQALAQQVGAQGSGVIISQVMPHPGNATLPVVREYLRLLKAAGKSNDYDYASIEGFIAAKAMVEGLRRAGREPSREKLVSALETMRNVDLGGYIINFTQDNHVGSKFVEMTIINSRGQVIR
- a CDS encoding ABC transporter ATP-binding protein; the encoded protein is MSTAAAPRPAPATAAVLTATPGAPLLEMRGVSKRFVKSLDVAAKVANLLGAHAREEIVHAVDRVDLAIQPGEVVGLVGESGCGKSTLGRMAVGLHTLSEGERLWKGVDLDRLPPERRREKQLAIQMIFQDPYASLNPRLRVVDIIGEAPVVHGLVERGGQRAYVEDMLVRVGMDPTVLRRFPHQFSGGQRARIGIARALAVRPEFLVCDESVAALDVSIQAQVLNLFMRLREELNLTYLFISHDLGVVKHISDRVVIMYLGRVVESAPTEAVFAAPNHPYTQALLAEAPRLEVGKKTFVAIQGEIPSPLNPPRGCHFHPRCPYAMPRCREEVPALREIAPLRFSACHLNDQA
- a CDS encoding ABC transporter ATP-binding protein, whose product is MNKPTLLVEHLETQFFTRAGVARAVDDVSFSVGRGEIMGLVGESGSGKSMTGYSIMGLIDAPGRVVGGRIELSSRDGVTRDLRQLTPEQMRNVRGNRIAMIFQDPMMTLNPVLRIDTQMIEAVLAHEKVGKAAARERARDALARVGIPSPDERLLAYPHQFSGGMRQRVAIAIALLNKPDLIIADEPTTALDVTIQGQILYEMQKLCSESGTALIWITHDLSVVAGLADSVCVMYAGKIVEAGDVHQVLERPAHPYTHGLIASAPSRNPRGVPLRQIPGMTPSLLNLPAGCAFRARCSFATEACLQPPPLETGADGRRLRCFHPIVVQPEAA
- a CDS encoding ABC transporter permease — translated: MTDASLQADKPDPQPAALREQTPLRRFAAQFLASKLAVGGLVVLVLIVLVALLAPWLAPQDPYDLAALDVLDARLAPGEHAGNGMVFLLGSDEQGRDILSAVMYGLRISIGVGLVSTVIALLLGATLGLLAGFLGGRTEAFIMRVADLQLSFPPILLALILLAFLRPGIGNIVIALVAVQWAYYARTTRSAALVERRKEYIEAAACLGLSPARIMFRHLLPNCLPPLIVIAALQVASAITLEATLSFLGLGVPITQPSLGSLISNGQQYMLSGKYWISFFPGIALLVTIVSMNLVADQLRDVLNPRLQTQ